The genomic window CCTCCCCCGACCTCTCCCCACATCCCTCAGGCCACCTGGGGGCCCCACAGTGCACCCGCTGCCTCATCACCTTCGCTGATTCCAAGTTCCAGGAGCGTCATATGAAGCGGGAGCACCCAGCGGACTTCGTGGCCCAGAAGTTACGGGGGGCCCTCTTCATCTGCTTCACCTGTGCTCgctccttcccctcctccaaGGCCCTCATTACCCACCAGCGCAGCCACGGCCCAGCCACCAGGCCCTCCCCGCCGGCTGCACCCACCACTGCCCAGCCCACCTTCCCCTGTCCTGACTGTGGCAAAACGTTTGGGCAGGCTGCTTCTCTGAGGCGGCACCGCCAGGCACACAAGGCCCGCGCGGCTCCTGGCCCCTTCGCCTGCACTGAGTGTGGTCAGGACTTTGCCCAGGAAGCTGGGCTGCATCAGCACTATATCCGCCATGCCCGTGGGGAGCTCTGAGCCCGGCTTAACCTTGTGCAGGGCGACAGGAGCTCTGTGGCTGCAAGGACCCACCCATGACGTGGGGTGCAGGTCCTCTGGGGGTCTTGGAGGGATTTGCTTCCCTGCCCAGGAAAGCAAAGGGCTCCTGATAAACAGACCCCAGAAGATCATCATTTGAGGCTTCAGGCTTTGGAAGACATGAAAACCTTTAGAGAACCAGTGAAATCAGACAACGGAGagatcttttgtttaaaaaaattgagcAAGATGAGAGTGAGAGGAAAGATGTTATTTTATCGCCCTTGTTTACAATTAAACCGTCTGAAATCCCAACGAGCTGCTGATTGTGTAATCACTGTTAATTCCTCCCAGATGGACACCGTGGGCTGTAGGAGCAAACTGCCTGGGTGTGTGCCTAAGTGGGGGGCAGGGAAGATAAGGGGTTGCAGGCCTGTATGCCACCGGGTTCAAGACGAAGAGCAACTTGGATCCTTGGAAATGGGATGGCAAAGATGGGAGCCGGGCCCTGCATCACATGGAGGTCGCAGTCCAGGTCCCTGTCTCTTCCCCCTCCCTGCCAGTCTTCCTCACTCAAGGTGGCCCTTCTGAGAATTTATGCCCCATATAAATAACTTTATGTACCATTCCAGTGATGGGGTATCTTTCAGACGTGTAGGGAAGATGGCATGAATAAACTAACAAATTACATCAAAAAGCAGAGAGGATCtatattaaaacatttacacAGGGAGCTCTGACTTTTGGGCAGAAATTCCAGAGACCATgagaaggggaggaggagagcCTCAGGGCAGAGCTGGCCTAGCCCTGTGGGGAAACTGGTTTGGAATCCAACAGAGATACCGTCTGTTTCCTGTTTTATTTGGCAACATTGGAAACACTGTTAAGATTCTATTTTCAAATCCCTTCAAAGGCCCATCCCTGGGTTGACAAGTGCCAGCAGGGGCACTGCAGGTACAAGAGGCTAGGGCTGGACAGTGGGTGTCACCCTGAGCCTGGAGATGAGCCGCACCCCACCAATTTACCCCTCACATTACCTGTCCTACCCCTGGAGACAATGGTGGATGCCCTCAATGTCTATTTGAGTTGAGGGATGTTTTGAAAGCCCATAGGAGAGATGGATGTGGCAGAGAACTACTATCTCTTCCCATTTTTACCTAGGCACTTTTGACTAAAAAGACCACATTTCCCAGATCCCCTTTAAGCTAGATGTGGCGGTACTGAGTTCTGGCTAATAGGATATAGAGTATGGTTATGTATAATTTCTGGGGAGTGTCCTTAAGCTTCAGGAAGAGACATGCCCTTCCTCCACCTTCCTGCCTGGAATATGGACAGAGAAGGAGCCATTTTGGACCATCAGGATGACAACAGCACGCATTAAGAGCAAAGCAACAAGACAGCAGAAATCTGGGTCGCTGGTTGACTTTGTGGCTCCAAGCCACCATACTAACCCTACAATATCCACTTCCAAGTTGTTATGTAAGAGAGAAATAAACCCCtatcttgtttttaaaaaaaaaaaaaaaaactgctgtcgaatcaattccaactcatagcaacactgtaggatagagcagaactgccccaaagggtttccaaggctgtaaatctttacagaagcagactgcagactttctccctcggagcaactggtgggttcgaaatgacaaccttttggttagcagctgagcacttaaccgctgcaccaccatggctctttTCTATCTTGTTTAAGCCACCATTATTTTGGGTCTCTGTCACATGCACCAGAATATACAGCCTAAGGCAGGGGTCTGTAAACTGCCAAATCCAGCCAGGTGcctggttttgtaaataaagttttattggaacacatcaTATTCATTTATGTATTACCTATGGGTGCTTTCACacacaacagcagagttgagtagctggCAGATGATATGGCCCACAAAACAGCCTAAAATAGACCATCAGACCTTTTACAGAAAGTTTGTGGACCTCTTGCCTACCTGACAGACATAACCTACCTGAGTCTAGAATCCCTGTCCTGGAAAATATTAGCTAGCAGcctgtgtgtatgcgtgtgtgttttGTTGTTACTGCTGTAGCATTTGGGGCAGAGCTAGTGTGAGCCTCGTTGCTGGAGTGACTTAGAAAAAAATTGGCTTGGACTCAGTTGGTCATTACTTTTTTCCCAAGACACCAACTTCAGCAAAGCCAAGTATTTCCTCTGGAACCTGGTGGAAGCTCAGAAGATTCCAGCCCAGATGCCTTCACACCACCCCCCGAGAGACTTCCCCAGGGACAAGCCTAAGGATCTAGTCCAGCATGCTGTCCTGAGATAGTATATCCTGGGCTTCCTGTTCTCTCTCTACATTCCCAAGATATCACAGATTCCCAAAACTTTAAAAAGCATCACTGGGGACTTCAAAATCTTTATCTCAGTCCAAACACTAGACTTCTGCCCAGAGCTACAGTCGCCTGGATGATGAATGGGAACTTCAAACTTAAAATGGGTAAATGCGCCTCTAGTAGAGACCTGCCCTCACCACTACTTCCATCCCCCAGTCACCTAACTgctcctgccccagggcctttgcacttgctcttGTTCCATCCACCGAGAGTGTTCTTACCCCAGAATGCTGCCTCATTTATTGGCTAAAGTCGTACCCCTCTCACCCTGGTTTATTTTCTTCCTAGCACTCTTCAGCACCTGGAATTATCACACTTTTATTATATTTGGCCTTACACTGGAATCCAAGCTCCTCGGGGCAAGGAAGGGTTGTGCTTCCCTCACTGCTTCATGCCCAGCACCTACCAGGGAGGCTCGAAAAGTGCCCATTGTTTACCTACTGTCTCTCAGCCTCATGGACACCCTTCTACACTGCTCTATGATGCTGAGAGCTCTCTGCAAATTGTTTCCCAGACGCCCTTGAAAGCCAGCTTCCTTAAGTCCTGCCCATGAGAGGCATGGACAGAATGGAAGGCAGAAACAGGAGAAATCCAGTGCTTCCAGGATGAGAAGTGTGGGTTTTGAAAGATGCTTTAGTCTAAGATCCTGTAACAGGGGTCGAAAATGCCATTGTTTCTTCTGGACCCAGCAGGTACCATAAATTAGTGAAGCAGGCAGGATCTAGGTGGTCTAGGTGTGAGACGGTAGGAAATGAGCACTGTGGCAAAGAGGAGTGAATGCCCCATTTAAGCCGGAGGTGACCCCTACTCAGCTCTGCAAACTACTGCCCCACGAGATTGTGGGTTCAGCAATCCAGATCTTAcaatttttcaagagaagccagaaaCTGGCATTTTTATGTGACAGCTGCCCATTCTTAAATGCTGGTAACCATCGCAATTTAAAAAAACCTCAGTAACTCCGTGGAGACCAAAATACACCCCCTCTTCAAGTCAGATGGTGACCGTGGGCAACTACACTGCCATTTCCAGTCTGTGGCTTAGTGGCTAAGAATGTACACCTTGAATCCAGTTGTCTGGGTTCAAACCTGGGCTCAGctttttactagctgtgtggcctctgGCAAGTAactcaacctctctgtgccttactCAAAGCAGTTGTAAAATGAGCATAATATCCCCTACATCTCAAAGAcagaaccctggtagcataggggttaagagctatggctggtaaccaaaaggttagctgttcaaatccaccaaccgctccttggaaaccctatggggcagttctactctgtcctatagggtcactatgaattggaatcggttcaacagcaatgggtttaaattTATGTCCATATTACACTTAGCACAGGGCTTGCACACTAAAAGCCCTCAGTAAATGGGTTCCAATTTCACAGGGGCCAAGCTTCTTTGAGTTACTCCTTTCTATCTCAGTCAGTATAATGGCCTTCCTCTGGCCACTCTCTAACCTCATCTCCCATCACccttcctcctgcctccctcagGTCCAGCCTCGTGGGCCTGTGTACTCTTCTGTAAATATTCCAAGGAGGCCTcgacctcagggcctttgcacttgctgttccctcagaCAGCCACAGCGCTCACTCCTTCTCCTTCCCCAGCTGTCTGCTCTGATGTCCCCTTCTCAGTGGCATCTTCCCTGACACCCTGTTTAAAGTTGCAAACTTCATACACAATCCTCCCCATCCcccttccctgctttttctccatagcacttactaccttctaacattctatgcatttatttttttatataattatattGATTACTTTGTCTCCCCATTATAATAAAACCCCAAAGGCAGgggttttgttcactgctgtatccccagctcctataatggtgcctaccatctagtagatgctcagtaaaatgttgaatgaatgaataaataagtccCTACCTtataatggagctctggtggtgtagtggttaagagctacgactgctaaccaaaaggtcggcagttcaaatccaccagctgctcctcggaaaccctatgggac from Loxodonta africana isolate mLoxAfr1 chromosome 11, mLoxAfr1.hap2, whole genome shotgun sequence includes these protein-coding regions:
- the ZNF576 gene encoding zinc finger protein 576 isoform X1 encodes the protein MHLPLLTRRVPVTMGDPHPKEAMEQQNSPKERSPRSPGGDICHLGAPQCTRCLITFADSKFQERHMKREHPADFVAQKLRGALFICFTCARSFPSSKALITHQRSHGPATRPSPPAAPTTAQPTFPCPDCGKTFGQAASLRRHRQAHKARAAPGPFACTECGQDFAQEAGLHQHYIRHARGEL
- the ZNF576 gene encoding zinc finger protein 576 isoform X2 is translated as MGDPHPKEAMEQQNSPKERSPRSPGGDICHLGAPQCTRCLITFADSKFQERHMKREHPADFVAQKLRGALFICFTCARSFPSSKALITHQRSHGPATRPSPPAAPTTAQPTFPCPDCGKTFGQAASLRRHRQAHKARAAPGPFACTECGQDFAQEAGLHQHYIRHARGEL